Proteins encoded together in one Camelina sativa cultivar DH55 chromosome 9, Cs, whole genome shotgun sequence window:
- the LOC109126256 gene encoding defensin-like protein 1 produces the protein MAKFTSIITLIFAALVLFAAFEAPSMVEAQKLCERPSGTWSGVCGNNNACKNQCINLEGARHGSCNYVFPAHKCICYFPC, from the exons ATGGCTAAATTTACTTCCATCATCACTCTTATCTTCGCTGCTCTTGTTCTCTTTGCTGCTTTTG AAGCCCCGTCAATGGTGGAAGCGCAGAAGTTGTGTGAGAGGCCGAGTGGGACATGGTCAGGAGTTTGCGGAAACAATAATGCTTGCAAGAATCAATGCATTAACCTTGAGGGAGCACGACATGGATCTTGCAACTATGTCTTCCCAGCTCACAAGTGTATTTGTTACTTCCCATGTTAA
- the LOC104713243 gene encoding defensin-like protein 1, with product MAKFASIITLIFAALVLFAAFEAPSMVEAQKLCERPSGTWSGVCGNNNACKNQCINLEGARHGSCNYKFPAHRCICYFPC from the exons ATGGCTAAGTTTGCTTCCATCATCACCCTTATCTTCGCTGCTCTTGTTCTCTTTGCTGCTTTTG AAGCACCGTCAATGGTGGAAGCACAGAAGTTGTGCGAGAGGCCAAGTGGGACATGGTCAGGAGTTTGCGGAAACAATAATGCTTGCAAGAATCAGTGCATTAATCTTGAAGGAGCGCGTCATGGTTCTTGCAACTATAAATTCCCAGCTCACAGATGTATCTGTTACTTCCCATGTTAA
- the LOC104713244 gene encoding defensin-like protein 1: MAKSASIITLIFAALVLFAAFEAPSMVEAQKLCERPSGTWSGVCGNNNACKNQCINLEGARHGSCNYKFPAHRCICYFPC, from the exons ATGGCTAAGTCTGCTTCCATCATCACCCTTATCTTCGCTGCTCTTGTTCTCTTTGCTGCTTTTG AAGCACCGTCAATGGTGGAAGCACAGAAGTTGTGCGAGAGACCAAGTGGGACATGGTCAGGAGTTTGCGGAAACAATAATGCTTGCAAGAATCAGTGCATTAATCTTGAAGGAGCACGTCATGGTTCTTGCAACTATAAATTCCCAGCTCACCGATGTATCTGTTACTTCCCATGTTAA
- the LOC104713240 gene encoding defensin-like protein 4, translated as MAKFASIITLIFAALVLFAAFEAPSMVEAQKLCERPSGTWSGVCGNNNACKNQCINLEGARHGSCNYVFPYHRCICYFPC; from the exons ATGGCTAAGTTTGCTTCCATCATCACCCTTATCTTTGCTGCTCTTGTTCTCTTTGCTGCTTTCG AGGCACCGTCAATGGTGGAAGCACAGAAGTTGTGCGAGAGGCCAAGTGGAACCTGGTCAGGAGTTTGTGGAAACAATAACGCTTGCAAGAATCAGTGCATTAATCTTGAAGGAGCACGTCATGGTTCTTGCAACTATGTCTTCCCCTATCACAGATGTATCTGTTACTTCCCATGTTAA